DNA from Brachyspira aalborgi:
CATATTCGGATTTATCATTCCGCTTCCTTTTGCAATTCCTCCGATTTTAATTTCTTTTCCGTCTATCTCAAAAGAAAAAGATATTTCTTTAATAAAAGTGTCGGTTGTCATTATCGCGTTTGCCGTATTTTTTGATGCTTCTTTAGAATTTTTAGCGTTATCAATTAAAGGTTTAATGTTTTTTAAAATCGGTTCTATAGGCAGAGGAACTCCGATTACTCCCGTTGAAGCGACAGCGACATCTTTTTTATCTATATTCAAATATTTAGCCACGCTTTCGCACATTGCTTTTGCTTTTTCAATTCCGTCTTTATTGCAAGTATTTGCATTTCCCGAATTGCATATAATCGCTTTTGCTTTTCCATTTTTTAAGTTCTCTTTGCTTACTATAATATTAGCTCCGCAAACTTTATTTTGAGTATAAACTGCAGCGGCAGCGCATAAACTCTCGCTATAAATAATTGCTAAATCTTTAGAAGTTTTTTTCTTTTTAATCCCAGAGTAAATTCCGTTTGCAAAAAATCCTTTAGCTGCGCATACTCCTCCTTTAATTTCTTTTATATTATTCATATTATTATTTTTTTTCTTATTATCATTTTTTTCGTTTTTCATTTTATTATCCTTTTTTATTTTTTAAAATTTTATTTAATTAATATTATAAATCAAAAATTAGAAAGCGGGCGGAATCATATTTAATCCCGCATCCTCTTCAAAACCCAAAGCTATATTCATATTTTGTATAGCCTGTCCCGCGGCTCCTTTAATCATATTGTCTATTGCCGAAACTATTATTAATTTATTCGTCCTTTCGTCAATATGAATAGAAATATCGCAATAATTAGAATATTTTACATTTTTTAAATTTGCAATATTTCCAATATTTAAAACTCTTATAAATTTTGAATCCTTATAAAAATCTTTATATAAATTATAAATATTTTCCAAAGAATTTTTATTTTTCAATTTTGTATATATCGTTGATAAAATTCCTCTGTTAATCGGAAGTAAATGAGGAACGAAAGTAATTTTGATTTCCTCTCCGTATATATTCGATAAAGTCTGCTCAATTTCGGGAGTATGTCTATGTTCCGCGATTTTATAAGGAGCGAAAGATTCATTGCATTCCGTAAAATGAGTATTTAAAGTTAATTCTCGTCCCGCTCCCGTTGCGCCCGATTTTGAATCGATTATTATATCTTCTTTTTCAATTATTTTATTTATTAAAGCGGGCGATAAAGCCAAAGCTATTGAAGTAGGATAACATCCTGGATTTCCAATTATTTTAGCTTTTTTCAAAGATTTTTTATTATAAAATTTATCATATTTAATTATTTCGGGAATAGAATAAATCGCTTCTTTATGAATCTCTTTATATTTATAATCTTTTTTATACCATTTTTTATAATCTTCTTCGTTTGAAAGTCTGAAATCCGCTCCCAAATCTATAAACAATATATTTTTTTCAAAACATTTTTTTGCAATCTCTTCGCTTAAACCCGAAGGTAAAGACGCAAATATAACATCCGAATCTTCAAAAATATTATTTTCGTCAATTAATACTTTATCGCAATATTTATTTAAGTTATTGTATATTTTATCAATAGTTTCGCCGACAAAACTTTTTGAAGAAATATTTTTTAATTCTACTTTTGGATGAGAGAGTAAAAGTCTTACCAATTCCGCTCCCGCATATCCCGTAGCTCCTATTATAGACACTTTTATCATTTTAAAACTCCAATTAATAACAAAATTTTTAGTCTTTATTTTAATAGATTAATTTTTTGAAAAATTTAAATGCGGACGATTAACGCCTGAAAGAATCTGCAGATAAGAATATATAATGCAATATTTTTTTATAATTCGTATTCATAATAATTGCCTTAAATTAATTTGAATTTATGATAATATATTTTTTAAAAATGTCAATACTAATTTAATATTTATTAATTGAAATTTTTACTTAAAAATTCTATTATATTAATATAAAATCATTTTATACAAAAAAGGAAAAATTATG
Protein-coding regions in this window:
- the argC gene encoding N-acetyl-gamma-glutamyl-phosphate reductase: MIKVSIIGATGYAGAELVRLLLSHPKVELKNISSKSFVGETIDKIYNNLNKYCDKVLIDENNIFEDSDVIFASLPSGLSEEIAKKCFEKNILFIDLGADFRLSNEEDYKKWYKKDYKYKEIHKEAIYSIPEIIKYDKFYNKKSLKKAKIIGNPGCYPTSIALALSPALINKIIEKEDIIIDSKSGATGAGRELTLNTHFTECNESFAPYKIAEHRHTPEIEQTLSNIYGEEIKITFVPHLLPINRGILSTIYTKLKNKNSLENIYNLYKDFYKDSKFIRVLNIGNIANLKNVKYSNYCDISIHIDERTNKLIIVSAIDNMIKGAAGQAIQNMNIALGFEEDAGLNMIPPAF